The following are from one region of the Yoonia sp. R2331 genome:
- a CDS encoding DoxX family protein, whose protein sequence is MQNKGINDVALLLARVLIGALFIGGTVQKAVSPEDAAGLLRDWGLPGGLVWVALVFNAGAGVALWIGLQVRVTAVLLAGYCVVTSIFHLIPDDPWQMSIFVKNFAIAGGCLALSVAGSGRVAIRPDSR, encoded by the coding sequence ATGCAAAACAAGGGGATCAATGACGTGGCGCTTTTGCTGGCGCGGGTGCTGATTGGTGCGCTTTTCATCGGTGGAACTGTGCAAAAGGCTGTCTCGCCCGAAGACGCCGCAGGTCTACTGCGCGACTGGGGGCTGCCCGGTGGGCTGGTTTGGGTGGCACTGGTGTTCAACGCGGGTGCCGGGGTGGCCCTTTGGATTGGCCTGCAAGTCCGCGTCACGGCGGTTCTGCTGGCCGGTTACTGCGTTGTCACCAGCATCTTTCACCTGATCCCGGATGACCCCTGGCAGATGAGCATTTTTGTGAAGAATTTTGCGATTGCAGGCGGCTGTCTGGCGCTGTCTGTCGCCGGGTCAGGCCGCGTGGCGATACGACCCGATTCCAGATGA
- the gap gene encoding type I glyceraldehyde-3-phosphate dehydrogenase, with amino-acid sequence MTVTLGINGFGRIGRCTLAHIAEAARNDVQVVKINATGPIETNAHLLKYDSVHGRFGRDIKVTDNTLDLGNGPITVQSTYDPTELDWTGCDVVLECTGKFNDGHTSAVHLDRGAKKVLISAPAKNVDRTVVYGVNHRDLLATEQMVSNGSCTTNCLAPLAKVLNDAIGIERGIMTTIHSYTGDQPTLDRRHADLYRARAAAMAMIPTSTGAAKALGEVLPELAGRLDGTAMRVPTPNVSAVDLTFEATKSVSVADVNAVVAEAAQGYMGMVMAYDAEAKVSIDFNHTTQSSIFAPDQTKVVGGKTVRVLAWYDNEWGFSARMADVAGAMGRLN; translated from the coding sequence ATGACAGTCACTTTGGGCATCAATGGCTTTGGCCGTATCGGGCGCTGCACCTTGGCGCATATTGCAGAAGCCGCGCGCAACGATGTGCAAGTCGTCAAGATCAACGCAACCGGCCCAATTGAAACCAACGCGCACCTGCTGAAATACGACAGCGTGCACGGACGGTTCGGTCGCGACATCAAGGTCACAGACAACACGCTCGATCTTGGGAATGGTCCGATCACCGTACAATCCACCTATGACCCGACAGAGCTGGACTGGACAGGCTGCGACGTGGTGCTGGAATGCACCGGCAAATTCAACGACGGCCACACCTCTGCCGTGCATCTGGATCGAGGTGCCAAAAAGGTGCTGATTTCCGCACCCGCCAAGAACGTCGACCGCACCGTGGTCTATGGTGTCAATCACCGGGATCTTTTGGCGACCGAGCAAATGGTTTCCAATGGGTCCTGCACGACCAATTGTCTGGCCCCGTTGGCGAAGGTGCTGAACGATGCGATTGGCATTGAGCGCGGCATCATGACCACCATTCACAGCTATACCGGTGATCAGCCGACACTGGACCGGCGGCACGCTGATCTTTACCGCGCCCGCGCCGCTGCCATGGCGATGATCCCTACCTCGACCGGGGCCGCTAAAGCACTGGGCGAGGTGCTGCCTGAACTTGCAGGGCGACTTGACGGCACTGCGATGCGTGTGCCCACCCCCAACGTTTCGGCCGTGGACCTGACATTTGAAGCCACGAAATCGGTCAGCGTCGCGGACGTCAACGCGGTCGTAGCTGAAGCGGCGCAGGGCTATATGGGCATGGTCATGGCCTATGATGCCGAGGCCAAAGTCAGCATTGATTTCAACCACACCACGCAGTCGTCCATCTTCGCCCCCGATCAGACCAAGGTGGTGGGCGGCAAAACCGTGCGCGTGCTGGCGTGGTATGACAACGAATGGGGCTTTTCGGCGCGTATGGCAGATGTCGCTGGTGCAATGGGGCGTCTGAACTAA
- the gap gene encoding type I glyceraldehyde-3-phosphate dehydrogenase: MAVKVAINGFGRIGRNVLRAIIESGRTDIDVVAINDLGPVETNAHLLRFDSVHGRFPATVTTTEDSIDVGRGPMKVTAIRNPADLPWSDVDVVLECTGIFTSKEACQAHLDNGSSRVLISAPGKDADKTIVYGVNDDMLTKDDIVVSNASCTTNCLSPVAKVLNDTVGITKGFMTTIHSYTGDQPTLDTMHKDLYRARAAALSMIPTSTGAAKAVGLVLPELNGKLDGVAIRVPTPNVSVVDLTFEATKATTVEEVNNAIIAAADGPLKGVLGYTDLPMVSCDFNHDPHSSIFHLDQTKVLDGNMVRILSWYDNEWGFSNRMSDTAVAMGKLI; encoded by the coding sequence ATGGCCGTCAAAGTAGCAATTAACGGGTTTGGCCGTATCGGGCGTAATGTCCTGCGCGCCATCATTGAATCCGGTCGTACCGATATCGACGTTGTCGCGATCAACGACCTTGGCCCGGTTGAAACCAACGCGCATCTGTTGCGCTTTGACAGCGTGCATGGCCGGTTTCCCGCCACCGTGACGACAACCGAAGACAGCATCGACGTGGGCCGTGGCCCGATGAAGGTGACCGCTATCCGCAACCCTGCTGACCTGCCATGGTCGGACGTGGATGTTGTGCTGGAATGCACCGGCATTTTCACCAGTAAGGAGGCTTGTCAGGCGCACCTTGATAATGGCTCTTCGCGCGTACTGATCTCTGCCCCCGGTAAAGACGCGGACAAGACTATCGTTTACGGCGTGAATGACGACATGCTGACCAAGGACGACATTGTTGTGTCGAACGCATCCTGCACCACGAACTGCTTGTCGCCGGTGGCCAAAGTGTTGAACGACACTGTGGGCATCACCAAAGGCTTTATGACCACGATCCACAGCTATACCGGCGACCAGCCCACGTTGGATACAATGCACAAGGATTTGTACCGCGCCCGTGCGGCGGCCTTGTCGATGATCCCTACCTCTACCGGTGCGGCCAAGGCCGTGGGTCTGGTGCTGCCGGAACTCAATGGCAAGCTGGACGGCGTCGCGATCCGCGTGCCCACACCCAATGTCTCGGTCGTTGACCTAACGTTTGAGGCCACCAAGGCCACCACGGTGGAAGAGGTCAACAACGCCATTATCGCCGCCGCCGATGGCCCGCTGAAAGGCGTTCTTGGCTATACTGACCTGCCGATGGTCAGCTGTGACTTTAACCACGACCCGCATTCCTCGATCTTCCATCTGGACCAGACCAAGGTGCTGGACGGCAACATGGTCCGGATCCTGTCGTGGTATGACAACGAGTGGGGTTTCTCCAACCGGATGTCGGACACGGCCGTTGCGATGGGCAAACTGATCTGA
- a CDS encoding alpha/beta hydrolase → MKRGLGVLLGLYAIYAAVAVWIHPGFIYPFTQETFQIEGYVQQQFVTDLGQIDVVETPGREGAPAVLFFMGNTGALARFPSGLSLHRDAGRHTVALAYPGGGGLPGRPAEHDLKARALAAYDWFDARTDQPIAVHGFSMGTGLALHVAAHRDVKTVILDAPFFRMCEQMSRMAILPACLLPAVQKWDNAGYVGALMADVMIQQGIEDQLVLPDDSRRLARLMTDAGLDVTYHLVPGATHNNLFRRPGYGQRVADFLNR, encoded by the coding sequence GTGAAGCGGGGTCTTGGGGTTTTGCTGGGACTCTACGCAATTTACGCAGCCGTCGCGGTTTGGATACATCCGGGTTTCATCTATCCTTTCACACAAGAAACATTTCAGATCGAAGGCTACGTTCAGCAGCAGTTTGTAACCGATCTGGGCCAGATTGATGTTGTTGAAACGCCAGGGCGCGAAGGTGCCCCGGCTGTCTTGTTCTTCATGGGAAATACCGGTGCGCTTGCACGCTTTCCCTCTGGGTTAAGCCTGCATCGTGACGCTGGGCGTCATACTGTTGCGCTGGCCTATCCGGGTGGCGGTGGTCTGCCGGGGCGTCCGGCAGAGCATGACCTGAAGGCGCGTGCGCTGGCGGCATATGACTGGTTTGATGCCCGCACCGATCAGCCGATTGCAGTACACGGGTTTTCGATGGGCACGGGGTTAGCACTGCATGTCGCGGCGCATCGCGACGTCAAGACGGTCATACTTGATGCGCCCTTTTTCCGGATGTGCGAGCAAATGAGCCGGATGGCAATCCTGCCTGCGTGTTTGCTGCCCGCAGTGCAGAAGTGGGACAATGCGGGATATGTTGGGGCGCTGATGGCGGATGTGATGATCCAGCAGGGGATTGAGGATCAGCTTGTCTTGCCAGACGACTCGCGACGGCTCGCCCGGCTGATGACTGACGCAGGGCTTGATGTCACCTATCACCTTGTGCCCGGTGCGACCCACAATAATCTTTTCAGACGCCCCGGCTATGGCCAAAGGGTTGCCGATTTTCTGAACCGCTAA
- the coaD gene encoding pantetheine-phosphate adenylyltransferase codes for MRTGLYPGTFDPLTNGHSDIIRRACSLVDRLVIGVAINRDKGPMFSLEERVEMVRAEAVPLGQNAGCEIVVHPFENLLIDCARDVGASVIVRGLRAVADFEYEYQMVGMNRALDDSIETVFLMAEAQHQAIASKLVKEIARLGGDVGKFVSPAVQDALMARLR; via the coding sequence ATGCGCACTGGATTGTATCCCGGCACGTTTGACCCGCTGACCAACGGACACAGCGACATTATCCGGCGGGCCTGTTCGCTGGTCGACCGGCTTGTGATTGGCGTAGCGATCAATCGCGACAAGGGGCCGATGTTCTCGCTTGAAGAACGGGTCGAGATGGTGCGCGCAGAAGCCGTGCCCTTGGGCCAGAACGCGGGCTGCGAGATTGTCGTGCATCCATTTGAAAACCTGCTGATTGATTGCGCCCGCGACGTGGGGGCATCGGTCATTGTGCGCGGGCTGCGGGCGGTGGCGGATTTTGAATATGAATACCAGATGGTGGGCATGAACCGGGCGCTGGATGACAGCATTGAAACCGTGTTCCTGATGGCCGAAGCCCAGCATCAGGCAATTGCCAGTAAATTGGTCAAGGAAATCGCCCGTCTGGGCGGCGATGTCGGCAAGTTCGTCAGTCCAGCTGTGCAAGACGCGCTGATGGCGCGCCTGCGCTGA
- a CDS encoding CBS domain-containing protein, with product MLVQQILTSKGGEGGVISVKPDAKVADAAQLLSSKRIGTVVVSADGNSLDGILSERDIVRELGKRGAGCLNETVAGMMTSTLITCTPQDSADAVLKKMTDGRFRHMPVVDDGKMIGLISIGDVVKARLAELAMEKDALQGMIMGH from the coding sequence ATGCTTGTGCAACAGATTTTGACATCCAAGGGTGGCGAAGGTGGTGTGATATCGGTCAAACCAGATGCAAAGGTGGCCGATGCAGCGCAGCTTTTGTCGTCCAAGCGGATCGGCACCGTTGTTGTCTCGGCGGATGGCAACAGCCTTGATGGGATCCTGTCCGAACGTGACATCGTGCGCGAATTGGGCAAACGCGGGGCGGGCTGTTTGAATGAGACCGTGGCAGGCATGATGACATCGACGCTGATTACCTGCACACCGCAGGATTCGGCGGATGCGGTGCTGAAAAAGATGACCGATGGCCGGTTCCGGCACATGCCGGTGGTCGACGACGGCAAGATGATCGGGCTGATCTCGATCGGGGATGTAGTCAAGGCGCGTTTGGCCGAACTGGCGATGGAAAAGGATGCCTTGCAAGGCATGATCATGGGCCACTAA
- a CDS encoding LysR family transcriptional regulator: MRNWDDVRVFLAVARAKGLSGAAPVLRMDPATVSRRVARLEAALGAALFVKSPQGYALTDTGQRVRAEAEAAEGPLARALEQGAADGPGLSGQVRIGAPDGCANFLLPQVCAALQRDHPDLELQVLALPRVVNLSQREADMAITVSPPAAGRLMVQKITDYHLHLAMHRDAPPPRALSDLKDHAIVGYIPDMIFDRELDYLGAMAADGVQLASNSVAVQLQMLRAGTGIGIVHDFALPFAPELRRVLTDAVSLQRSFYLVRHAVDRPSERLMRVAEALLAGLRAEVFRLEQAVGLTDEVA, encoded by the coding sequence ATGCGCAATTGGGATGACGTGCGGGTGTTTCTGGCCGTAGCGCGGGCCAAGGGGCTATCGGGTGCAGCACCTGTCTTGCGGATGGATCCGGCCACCGTCAGCCGCCGCGTGGCCCGGTTGGAGGCGGCTTTGGGTGCGGCCCTTTTTGTGAAGTCACCGCAGGGCTATGCCTTGACCGATACCGGCCAGCGCGTCCGGGCCGAGGCTGAGGCGGCAGAGGGGCCGCTGGCGCGCGCGTTAGAGCAGGGGGCAGCCGATGGGCCCGGACTGTCGGGGCAAGTGCGGATCGGTGCGCCGGACGGCTGCGCCAACTTTCTGCTACCCCAGGTCTGCGCAGCCTTGCAGCGCGATCATCCCGATCTGGAGCTGCAGGTGTTGGCGCTGCCGCGTGTTGTGAACCTGTCCCAGCGCGAGGCGGATATGGCGATCACCGTCAGCCCGCCTGCTGCGGGGCGGTTGATGGTGCAGAAAATCACTGACTACCATTTGCATCTGGCGATGCACCGCGATGCGCCGCCGCCGCGCGCGCTGTCTGATCTCAAAGACCATGCGATTGTGGGCTATATCCCCGATATGATTTTTGACCGCGAGTTGGATTATCTGGGGGCGATGGCCGCCGACGGGGTGCAACTGGCCAGCAATTCGGTGGCGGTGCAATTGCAGATGCTACGGGCAGGCACCGGCATCGGTATTGTGCACGATTTTGCATTGCCATTTGCCCCTGAATTGCGCCGCGTCCTGACCGATGCGGTCAGCTTGCAACGGTCGTTCTATCTGGTGCGCCACGCGGTCGATCGCCCGTCAGAGCGGCTCATGCGCGTTGCGGAGGCCCTGCTGGCGGGCCTCCGGGCCGAAGTTTTCCGGTTGGAACAAGCCGTTGGCTTGACAGATGAGGTGGCGTGA
- a CDS encoding CoA-acylating methylmalonate-semialdehyde dehydrogenase, with product MQELTHYINGTHQTGTSGRFADVYNPATGEVQAKVPLASAAEMDQAVQVAAAAQPAWAAVNPQRRARVMMKFVDLLNRDMDKLAEALSREHGKTLPDAAGDVQRGLEVVEYCIAAPQMLKGEYTDSAGPGIDMYSMKQPLGVTAGITPFNFPAMIPMWMFAPAIACGNAFILKPSERDPSVPLMLAELMEEAGLPKGILQVVNGDKEAVDAILDHDVIQSVGFVGSTPIAEYIYGRGCSNGKRVQCFGGAKNHMIIMPDADMDQAADALVGAGYGAAGERCMAISVAVPVGDDTADRLIEKLVPRVEALKVGPYTSGKDVDYGPVVTAAAKANIERLVQSGIDQGAKLVVDGRDFKLQGYEDGFFVGAHLFDHATKDMDIYKTEIFGPVLTTVRAQSYEEAIGLAMDHEYGNGTAIFTRDGDTARDFANRINIGMVGINVPIPVPLAYHTFGGWKKSAFGDLNQHGPDAFKFYTRTKTVTSRWPSGIKEGGEFSIPVME from the coding sequence ATGCAAGAGCTGACCCATTACATCAACGGTACCCATCAAACCGGTACCTCTGGCCGCTTTGCCGATGTCTACAACCCCGCCACGGGCGAGGTGCAGGCCAAGGTGCCGCTCGCCTCGGCCGCTGAAATGGATCAAGCTGTGCAGGTCGCGGCCGCAGCTCAGCCTGCGTGGGCCGCCGTCAACCCGCAACGCCGCGCGCGGGTGATGATGAAATTCGTGGACCTTCTGAACCGTGACATGGATAAACTGGCCGAGGCGCTCAGCCGCGAGCACGGCAAGACCCTGCCTGATGCCGCAGGCGATGTGCAGCGTGGACTGGAAGTGGTTGAATACTGCATCGCCGCACCGCAGATGCTGAAAGGCGAATACACCGACAGCGCAGGCCCCGGCATCGACATGTATTCGATGAAACAACCGCTGGGTGTGACCGCTGGCATCACGCCTTTCAACTTTCCCGCCATGATCCCGATGTGGATGTTTGCGCCCGCCATTGCCTGTGGCAATGCCTTCATTCTCAAACCCTCCGAACGCGACCCTTCGGTGCCGCTGATGCTGGCCGAACTGATGGAAGAGGCGGGCCTGCCCAAGGGCATCCTGCAGGTCGTCAATGGCGACAAGGAAGCGGTGGATGCGATCCTAGATCACGATGTAATCCAATCGGTGGGCTTTGTCGGCTCTACCCCGATTGCGGAATATATCTATGGCCGTGGGTGTTCCAACGGCAAACGCGTGCAGTGCTTTGGCGGTGCCAAGAACCACATGATCATCATGCCCGACGCCGACATGGATCAGGCCGCAGACGCCCTTGTCGGTGCGGGCTATGGTGCGGCGGGCGAACGTTGCATGGCGATTTCCGTCGCGGTACCGGTGGGCGATGATACCGCCGACCGCCTGATCGAAAAACTGGTCCCACGGGTCGAGGCGTTGAAGGTTGGCCCATATACCTCTGGCAAGGACGTCGATTACGGTCCCGTGGTCACTGCTGCGGCAAAGGCCAACATCGAACGGCTGGTGCAATCCGGCATCGACCAAGGCGCCAAACTGGTCGTTGATGGCCGCGACTTCAAACTTCAGGGCTATGAAGACGGGTTCTTTGTCGGCGCGCATCTGTTTGACCACGCGACCAAGGACATGGACATCTACAAGACCGAAATCTTCGGCCCCGTCCTGACCACTGTGCGCGCCCAAAGCTATGAAGAGGCGATTGGCCTTGCGATGGACCACGAATATGGAAACGGCACCGCAATCTTTACCCGTGACGGGGACACCGCCCGCGACTTTGCCAACCGGATCAACATCGGCATGGTCGGGATCAACGTGCCAATTCCGGTCCCGCTGGCCTATCACACCTTTGGCGGCTGGAAGAAGTCCGCCTTCGGTGACCTGAACCAGCATGGTCCGGATGCGTTCAAATTCTACACCCGCACCAAGACGGTCACATCCCGCTGGCCGTCCGGCATCAAAGAGGGTGGCGAATTCTCCATTCCTGTGATGGAATAA